Proteins from a genomic interval of Terriglobia bacterium:
- a CDS encoding methyltransferase domain-containing protein, producing MTALRRSEKPERMDGPGCGPEEIEAALRDIALVNRRLGGARTLLRALDPYVHAVPPGGVLDVLDVGTGGADLAVAMESRGLSRGRTVRVTAVDRDPAAARVAARTAAAARHVLVVLADARALPFADRSFDVVTASMFLHHFAEAEAAALLASFAKVARRAVIVNDLERGALPWAFIAVAARLARRSALFVHDAPLSVRRGFTVSELRALARRAGSDRARVTRRWPFRLALTLPAGGSRP from the coding sequence GTGACCGCCCTGAGGAGGAGCGAGAAGCCCGAGCGGATGGACGGCCCGGGCTGCGGCCCCGAGGAGATCGAGGCCGCGCTCCGGGACATCGCCCTCGTCAACCGTCGCCTCGGCGGGGCCCGCACGCTGCTCCGCGCGCTCGATCCTTACGTCCACGCGGTGCCGCCGGGAGGCGTTCTCGACGTCCTGGACGTCGGAACCGGCGGCGCGGATCTCGCGGTGGCGATGGAGTCCCGCGGCCTGAGCAGGGGACGGACCGTCCGGGTGACCGCCGTGGATCGCGATCCCGCGGCGGCACGGGTGGCGGCGAGGACTGCCGCGGCCGCGCGGCACGTCCTCGTCGTCCTCGCCGACGCGCGCGCTCTCCCCTTCGCCGACCGGAGCTTCGACGTCGTCACCGCGTCGATGTTCCTGCACCATTTCGCCGAAGCGGAAGCGGCGGCGCTGCTCGCCTCCTTCGCGAAGGTGGCCCGGCGCGCGGTGATCGTGAACGACCTCGAGCGAGGGGCGCTCCCGTGGGCGTTCATCGCCGTGGCGGCCCGCCTCGCGAGGCGCAGCGCGCTCTTCGTCCACGACGCCCCGCTCTCCGTCCGGCGGGGGTTCACCGTGAGCGAGCTTCGCGCGCTGGCCCGTCGGGCCGGGTCGGACCGCGCGCGGGTCACGCGGCGCTGGCCGTTTCGTCTCGCACTCACGCTGCCCGCGGGCGGATCTCGCCCGTGA
- a CDS encoding beta-ketoacyl-[acyl-carrier-protein] synthase family protein — MSDAHRAERPLEGRRVVVTGIGAVAPNGVGREVFWGATRAGKSGIRRIAGFDVSSFPTRIAGQVADFDVSRFVEGRDAKHLPRATVMAIAAADEACEDAGLSPSALTIEERRRFAVVVGSGGAGLEFAENQFREFYLGNPKGVSLYTIPSATPGSLSSEISMRHGLRGPSHVLTTGCTSSTDALGHALSLIRYGRADLALAGGADAPISPGILAGFCIMKIMTPSWNDEPERGSRPFSRDRDGFVLGEGAFMLLLEERGAAVRRRARIYGEIAGYGSTCEAFHRVRLDETGEEPARAMTLALEDAGAGPAEIDYVALHGTSTLLNDRIETRAVKLALGGRAGDVPASSVKSMIGHPQGASGAAGVAATLLAMRDAFLPPTINREAPDPECDLDVVPNAGRPGRIRVALCNCIGFGSKNSALVVRAAGDEP, encoded by the coding sequence ATGAGCGATGCGCATCGAGCCGAACGGCCCCTCGAGGGGCGCCGCGTGGTCGTCACCGGCATCGGGGCGGTGGCGCCGAACGGGGTCGGACGCGAGGTGTTCTGGGGCGCCACGCGGGCCGGGAAGAGCGGGATCCGGCGGATCGCGGGATTCGACGTCTCCTCGTTCCCGACCCGGATCGCGGGGCAGGTGGCCGACTTCGACGTGTCCCGCTTCGTCGAGGGGCGCGACGCGAAGCACCTCCCGCGGGCGACCGTGATGGCCATCGCCGCCGCGGACGAGGCGTGCGAGGACGCGGGCCTGAGCCCTTCCGCGCTGACGATCGAGGAGCGGCGGCGGTTCGCGGTGGTGGTCGGCAGCGGCGGAGCCGGGCTCGAGTTCGCCGAGAACCAGTTTCGCGAGTTCTATCTCGGGAACCCGAAGGGGGTCAGCCTCTACACGATCCCGTCCGCGACCCCGGGCTCCCTCAGCAGCGAGATCTCCATGCGGCACGGCCTCAGGGGACCGAGCCACGTCCTGACCACCGGGTGCACCTCCTCCACGGACGCGCTGGGGCACGCGCTCTCGCTGATCCGCTACGGCCGGGCGGACCTCGCCCTCGCCGGCGGGGCCGACGCCCCCATCAGCCCCGGGATCCTGGCGGGGTTCTGCATCATGAAGATCATGACCCCGTCCTGGAACGACGAGCCCGAGCGCGGCTCCCGTCCCTTCTCGCGCGACCGCGACGGCTTCGTGCTCGGGGAGGGAGCGTTCATGCTCCTCCTCGAGGAGCGCGGGGCCGCGGTGCGGCGCCGGGCGCGGATCTACGGCGAGATCGCCGGCTACGGATCGACCTGCGAGGCGTTCCACCGGGTCCGGCTCGACGAGACCGGCGAGGAGCCGGCCCGCGCCATGACCCTCGCGCTCGAGGACGCCGGCGCCGGCCCGGCGGAGATCGACTACGTCGCCCTGCACGGCACCTCCACGCTGCTGAACGACCGGATCGAGACGCGCGCGGTGAAGCTGGCCCTCGGCGGGCGCGCCGGCGACGTCCCGGCGTCGAGCGTCAAGTCCATGATCGGTCACCCGCAAGGGGCGAGCGGCGCCGCGGGGGTGGCCGCCACGCTCCTCGCCATGCGCGACGCGTTCCTCCCGCCGACCATCAACCGCGAGGCGCCGGACCCCGAGTGCGACCTCGACGTGGTCCCGAACGCCGGCCGTCCCGGACGGATACGGGTCGCGCTCTGCAACTGCATCGGGTTTGGCTCGAAGAACTCGGCCCTGGTCGTCAGGGCCGCCGGGGACGAACCGTGA
- a CDS encoding isochorismatase family protein encodes MAGTLFWDVDTQVDFMDPSGALYVPGAETIVPNLERLTLHATRSGISRAGSVDRHAPDDPEISDRPDFRETYPPHCVAGTPGAAKIAATAAQNPIWISSNPVPAPALAAQVRNHRGEVFLEKQRFDVFSNPNSCTVLRAYDPSRIVVYGVALDVCDRYAVEGFLTLGRFDVWLVEDAVKAIRPEAVPGLLDDWRRRGVTIARTDEVLLLPR; translated from the coding sequence ATGGCGGGGACGTTATTCTGGGACGTGGACACCCAGGTGGACTTCATGGACCCTTCGGGGGCGCTGTACGTGCCCGGCGCCGAGACGATCGTTCCCAATCTCGAGAGGCTGACGCTCCACGCGACGCGGTCGGGAATCTCGAGAGCAGGGTCGGTGGACCGCCACGCCCCCGATGATCCGGAGATCTCCGACCGGCCCGACTTCCGGGAGACCTACCCGCCCCACTGCGTCGCCGGGACACCGGGCGCCGCGAAGATCGCGGCGACCGCGGCGCAGAACCCGATTTGGATTTCGTCGAACCCGGTCCCGGCCCCGGCTCTCGCCGCGCAGGTCCGCAACCACCGGGGCGAGGTCTTCCTGGAGAAGCAGAGATTCGACGTCTTCTCGAATCCCAACTCGTGCACGGTGCTGCGCGCGTACGATCCGTCGCGGATCGTCGTGTACGGGGTCGCGCTGGACGTCTGCGACCGGTATGCCGTCGAGGGTTTCCTGACCCTCGGGCGATTCGACGTGTGGCTCGTGGAGGACGCGGTGAAGGCGATCCGTCCCGAGGCCGTGCCCGGGCTGCTCGACGACTGGCGGCGGCGGGGCGTGACGATCGCGCGGACCGACGAGGTCCTGCTCCTGCCGCGGTAG